The sequence below is a genomic window from Lysobacter capsici.
TCTACCAACTGCGGATGACAGACCAGCACGACATCGCAACCGGCATCCAGGTGCGCGTCGATGCGCGCCTTGATCCCGCCGACCGAGAACGCCGCGGCCATGCCGATGTCGTCGCTGAAGACCACGCCGCGGAACCCCATCTCGCCGCGCAGGATTTCTTCGATCCAGCGCCGCGAATACCCGGCCGGCTCCGGCGCGACCGCCGGGTACGACACGTGCGCCATCATCACCGCGTCGGCCTTGGCTTCGATGCCGGCGACGAACGGGATCAGGTCGGTCGCGCGCAGTTCCTCGAGCGTGCGCGGGTCGACCGCGTCGTTGAAATGGGTGTCGGCCAGGACCGAGCCGTGGCCGGGGAAATGCTTGATCGTCGCGGCCATGCCGCGCGCGTGCATGCCGCGCACGTAGGCGCGGGTGAACTCGGCGACGACCTGCGGATCGGGATCGAAGGCGCGGTTGCCGATCGCCAGATTGCCGCGGCCCAGGTCGACCACCGGCGCGAAGC
It includes:
- the nagZ gene encoding beta-N-acetylhexosaminidase; its protein translation is MLVIGVAGTELTAQERDWLQHDACAGVILFSRNFASKAQVAELSAAIRAAAPRPQLICVDQEGGRVQRFREGYSALPPLEVFGKQYAYDPAGALKLAEEHAQLMAAEVQASGVDLSFAPVVDLGRGNLAIGNRAFDPDPQVVAEFTRAYVRGMHARGMAATIKHFPGHGSVLADTHFNDAVDPRTLEELRATDLIPFVAGIEAKADAVMMAHVSYPAVAPEPAGYSRRWIEEILRGEMGFRGVVFSDDIGMAAAFSVGGIKARIDAHLDAGCDVVLVCHPQLVEESLAAVEGRRLNTAALLGLIGRGAMGWDGLIADSRYGETRTRLEGLA